A stretch of DNA from Penaeus chinensis breed Huanghai No. 1 chromosome 1, ASM1920278v2, whole genome shotgun sequence:
CCCCCGGGAAGGACTGCCTTTGGGCCCTGCGAAGACACAAAAAACGCATGTCAACACGTCAGTATATTTACACAACACGGTATGATGATCCGCGGTAGGATGAGGGTGAAAATGAATGCTTCTGTGGCAAGGTTAGGGACATCAAAGCACAAAAGCTGTGGGTGCAGCTGGTTATGAGAACGTTGTCAATGATGTTGATTGCAACAATGCATCCGGAAACACTCGCTGCTGTCCAACTTTCACTCAACCCTCGTGATTAAGagggaatgcacacacacacacacacatacacacacacacacacacacacacacacacacacacacacacacacacagtcacagaatgagaaaatgaataaTTTCATGCAGACTCGAGCTTCGAGTGCACACTCTATACCATACAGTTTCCTATAACAGCAGCGGTTTCTTACCACAGATTTTCTGGCTCGAGCGACAGGCCTCTTAGATTTCCGGCGTCGTCCACTTCGGCAGACAAGTGCATGGTTTATTTGACGCCACGAACTGGGAGGAGGGGCACAGGCAAGGCCCGTCGGCGATGTTGGGCTTCCCGCCCGCTGCAGGAGGAGGCAGTGACACGGTGAGCTTAGGCACAGACAAATTTCTACCCTAAAGCATTTCTATTTCCTTGTGTATTGGAGACATATCCCTTCACGGAAATATCTGAGCTTACTGTCAAAATCGATAGGACCGCTGGCGGCCTCCAGCCCCTGGAAAACGTTCTGCGATCCAGCCACGACCTCCGGGCTCGCCGCCAGCACCGCCGTCGCCAGGAGGACACACAGGGACACCTTGAGACTCGTTGCCATGGCTGCCGCTGACGCCTGGCAAGGGGAAGACGGACGGTGAAACAACAGTGGAAACAGGTAGGACAATCTGTCTTCATCCTGCCATCTCTGTTTATTAAATATACAGGGAGTCAGGGATGGTCTCCTGTATATCCCATACCAGCAGTTTAGGAAACTTCTCaggcacgcatatgtatgtgtgtatatatatatatatatatatatatatatatatatatatacgtatgtaaatatatatatgtgtgtgtgtgtgtgtgtgtgtgtgtgtgtgtgtgtgtgtgtgtgtgtgtgtgtgtgtgtgtaattcatatgtaaagatatactaatatatatatatatatatatatgtgtgtgtgtgtgtgtgtgtgtgtgtgtgtgtgtgtgtaatttatatgtatagatatgctaatatatatatatatatatatatatatatatgtgtgtgtgtgtgtgtgtgtgtgtgtataaatatactaatatatatatatatatatatatatatatatattatatatattaatatatattatatatatgttatataatatatatatatattatatatatatattaaatatatattatttttatattatatatatattatacatatattatatatagattattattatattatatatatatattatatatatatattatatatgttgtacatatatattatatatatattttatatatattatatatattatatatattatatatatattatatatgttttatatataatatatatatattatatatatattatatatattatatatattatatatgttttatatataatatatatatatatattatatatattatatatatattatatatatattatatatatgaatatatatattatatatatatgtatatatattatatatatatatatatatatatgtgtgtatatatatattttatatataagatatatattttatatatatatatgttttatatatataatatatatatattatatatattatatatatattatatatatattatatatatatgaatatatatattatttaacccaatgccgtcggggaaaatgaacaaaaaatggggaaaatgctgtggccattttctatattttttgtgaaatgtctgctcatagatggctctgctagtgcttagccacaaaggagtcaattagtagaccttgtgaccatacgtgatttgaattggcggaaaaaacgtgttttttactagtgctatagatatcgatggtgttatttttattataaacattataattattataatgttttttaatattagtaacagcaaaataagataatgtaaaatatttcgtaaatcaaagaaaagggtgaacgggcgagacgggcagtactcctaactggctcattggtgacttagtacaagtatagccatctatgtgtaaaaacaatcaaacaagtactaacagtgggcaaagcacgtgtctacccgtcgtatccgtcggcaaggggatatatatgtatatatattatatatatatatgtatgtatatatatatattttatatataagatatatattttatatatatatatatatcttatatatatatatatatattttatatatatataaatatatatatatatttcatatacatacatatatatatatatatatatatatatatatttaaatatattatatatatatatatatattttaatatatatattatatatattatatatattatatatattatatataatatatatattatatatttatatattacgtatgtatattatatatttatatattatatatatattataaatagtatatatatattatatatatattatacatatatgtatatattatatatataatatatatacatatatatataatatatatacataatatatatacatatatataatacatatacatatatatataatatacatatatataatatatattatatatatatatgtatatgtatatgtataattatatatataatatatatgtatatgtatatatattatatatatgtatatgaaatatatatatatgtatattttatatatatatgtatatatatatgtgtgtgtgtgtgtgtatatattatatatatatatatgtatatatattatatatattatatatatatattataaatatattatatatatactatatatatcatatatatatattatatattatatatatatatattatatgttatatatatatattatatatatatatgaatatatataatctgtgtgtgtgcatatatatgtttatataatacatatatgtgtatataaatatacatatatgatatatatatacatatatatgaatatatatatgtatatatatacatatatgatatatatacatatatataaatatatataaatatatatacatatatatgttatacatatacacgatatatatgtgtgtatatatatatatatatatgtatataagtatatatatctgtgtgcgtatatctgtatatatgtatataaatatatatacatatatacatatatatatgcatttatataaatatatacgtatagatatatatacatatatatgtatataagtatatatatacatatatataaatatatatatatatatatatatatgtgtgtatatatatatatatgaatatttatatgtaaatatattatacatatatatatgaatacacatatatatgtacatgtgtatatatacatgtatatatatgtatatgtatatatatatggatatgtatacatttgcatatatgcatctatatataaacatatgtatatatacatatatatatatatatttgtgtgtgtgtgtgtgtgtgtgtgtgtgtgtgtgtgtgtgcttgtgtgagtgagtgtgtgtgtgtgtgtgtgtgtgtaaatatatatgtgtatataaatatatatgtatgtttatataaatatatatgtatgtttatataaatatatatatgtatgtttatataaatatatatgtatgtttatataaatatatatatgtatgtttatataaatatatatgtatgtttatataaatatatatatatatatgtatatataaatatatatgtgtatgtttatataaatatatatatgtatatataaatatatatatgtatatataaatatatatttatatatatgtatatgcaattatatatgtattttaaaatatatatgtatatataaatatatatatttatatatatgtatatacaattatatatgtattttaaaatatatatgtatatataatatatatatatatatatatatatatgtgtgtgtgtgtgtgtgtgtataaatatatatatatgtatatacaattatatatgtattttaaaaatatatgtatatataaatataaaaatacacacacaaacattatatatatatatatatatatatatatatatatatcgtactgaGGCCATA
This window harbors:
- the LOC125026437 gene encoding uncharacterized protein LOC125026437, whose product is MTRRDDQQPVSASDRLLLASRELGRSCVEIRRQRQPWQRVSRCPCVSSWRRRCWRRARRSWLDRRTFSRGWRPPAVLSILTRAGSPTSPTGLACAPPPSSWRQINHALVCRSGRRRKSKRPVARARKSVGPKAVLPGG